Below is a window of Chryseobacterium arthrosphaerae DNA.
CTGAACAAGAATCTGGTTAGATAATTTCACTAAGTAAATCTTTCTTTCACCAGTTTTAGCTTCAACGATCAATTCTCGGTTACCTCTCTTGATTTTTCCGTAAGAAACTACCCCGTCAATTTCAGTAACAACTGCTGGGTTTGAAGGGTTTCTTGCTTCGAATAATTCGGTAACTCTCGGAAGACCTCCAGTGATATCCCCTGCTTTTGCAGATTTTCTTGGGATCTTGATCAGGACTTTACCAGCCTTGATTTTTTCACCATCGTTTACCATCAAGTGGGCTCCTACCGGTAAGTTGTAAGCTTTCTGCTCAACTCCTTTAGAGTCTACCACCTTCAGGGTAGGTACGGCTTTCTTATTTCTGGATTCAGAGATTACTTTCTCTTCAAATCCTGTCTGTTCGTCAATTTCAAGCTGGAATGAAATACCCTGGATGATATCCTCGTATTCTACCTTACCTGAAGTTTCCGCAATGATAACCGCGTTATACGGATCCCATCTACAGATCGTATCTCCTTTCTTCACTTTATCACCTGGTTTTACAGATAATATCGATCCGTAAGGTACGTTCGCTACCATCAATGGAGTTCTTGAATCGTTATCAGCAACTAATCTGAATTCCGTTGAACGGGAAACTACAACCTCAGCTGTATTACCGTTTTCATCTTCAGAAGTAATGGTTCTTACTTCATCCATTTCTACGATACCGTCTCTTCTTGCAACGATTGATGGGTTTTCTGATACGTTACCTGCAGTACCCCCCTGGTGGAAGGTTCTCAACGTAAGCTGAGTACCCGGTTCCCCAATAGACTGTGCTGCAATTACACCTACCGCTTCACCCATATGGATTACTTTACCTGTTGCTAAGTTTCTACCGTAACATTTCGCACAGATACCTTTCTTAGCTTCACAGGTTAACGGAGAACGTACTTCAACGGCTTCTAATCCTGCTTCTTCAATTTTCTTCGCTAATTCTTCGATGATTACCTGATCTGCACTTGCTATTAACTCGTCAGTTTCAGGATCATAGATATCATGAAGAGATACTCTACCTAAGATTCTTTCAGAGATTCTTTCAACGATCTCGTCATTTTTCTTAAGTGCAGTAACTTCTGTTCCTCTTAAAGTTCCACAGTCGTCTTCTGTAACGATAACGTCCTGTGCAACGTCTACCAATCTTCTGGTCAGGTAACCGGCATCGGCAGTTTTAAGAGCGGTATCCGCAAGACCTTTACGGGCACCGTGGGTAGAGATAAAGTACTCTAGAATCGAAAGACCTTCCTTAAAGTTGGCAAGGATCGGGTTTTCGATGATCTCCGCTCCGGTAGAACCGGCTTTTTGCGGTTTTGCCATCAAACCTCTCATCCCTGATAACTGACGGATCTGTTCTTTAGAACCCCTCGCTCCAGAGTCAAGCATCATGTATACAGAGTTGAAACCACCTTGGTCAGTTTTCATTCTGCTCATGATCATTTCAGTTAATCCGGCGTTGGTGTTTGTCCAAACGTCGATTACCTGATTATAACGTTCTGTATCGGTAATCAGACCCATGTTATAGTTGGCTCTGATTTCGTCTACAGTTTCGATTGATTGTGCAATCATCTGCTTTTTCTCAACAGGAACTACGATATCCCCAAGAGAGAAAGAAAGACCTCCTTTGAATGCGTTTGAATACCCTAGGTCCTTCATTGCATCAAGGAACTTCACTGTTGTAGGGAAATCCGTATCAGCAAGGATCTTACCGATAACGTTTCTCAATGATTTCTTAGTAAGAAGTTCATTGATATATCCTACCTGCTTAGGTACAATCTGGTTGAATAAGATTCTACCTACAGAAGTTTCGATCAGTCTTGTTACGATCTGTCCGTCTTCTTTGATTGGCAGTCTACATCTTACCTTGGCATTTAATGAAACTCTACCTTCTGCATAAGCGATTTCCGCTTCTTCAGGAGAATAGAAAGCAAGACCTTCCCCTTTTACTTTCATATCTTCTGTAGAACTTAATTCTTTAGTCATGAAATAAAGACCAAGAACCATGTCCTGAGAAGGTACCGTAATCGGAGAACCGTTTGCAGGGTTCAGGATGTTCTGAGAACCTAACATCAATAACTGCGCTTCAAGGATCGCTTCAGGACCTAACGGTAAGTGTACCGCCATCTGGTCACCGTCGAAATCGGCGTTGAATGCCGTAGTTACTAACGGGTGTAGCTGGATTGCCTTACCTTCGATCATCTTAGGCTGGAAAGCCTGGATCCCCAGTCTGTGAAGGGTAGGTGCCCTGTTCAACAGTACCGGGTGACCTTTCATCACGTTTTCAAGGATATCATAAACTACAGGTTCTTTTCTATCGATAATTCTCTTTGCAGATTTTACTGTTTTTACAATACCTCTTTCAATCAGTTTTCTGATGATGAACGGTTTGTAAAGTTCAGCTGCCATATCTTTAGGAATACCACACTCGTGAAGCTGTAAGTTTGGACCTACAACAATTACCGAACGCGCAGAGTAGTCTACCCTTTTCCCAAGTAGGTTCTGACGGAAACGCCCCTGCTTACCTTTCAATGAATCAGAAAGTGATTTCAGTGGTCTGTTTGATTCAGATTTTACGGCAGAAGATTTTCTTGTGTTATCGAATAATGAATCTACTGATTCCTGAAGCATACGCTTCTCGTTTCTCAAGATTACTTCCGGAGCTTTGATCTCCAATAATCTCTTCAAACGGTTATTTCTGATAATAACTCTTCTGTAAAGGTCATTTAAGTCAGAAGTTGCGAAACGTCCTCCATCCAACGGAACCAATGGTCTCAGTTCTGGCGGGATAACTGGAAGAACACGCATGATCATCCACTCCGGTCTGTTGATCATTCTTGTATTGGCACCTCTTAATGCTTCTACAACGTTCAACCTTTTAAGAGCTTCAGTTCTTCTTTGTTTAGAACCTTCATTGTGAGCTTTGTGTCTTAAATCGAAAGACAATGCATCAAGATCGATTCTTTTTAATAATTCCTCAACAGCTTCAGCACCCATTTTAGCGATGAATTTGTTTGGATCGGAATCGTCAAGATACTGGTTTTCTACAGGAAGGGTCTCCATGATATCAAGGTACTCTTCTTCTGTAAGGAATTCCATATTTTCGAAATCAGAACCGTCTAATTTCTTGGCAATCCCCTGCTGGATCACTACATATCTTTCGTAGTAGATGATCATATCTAATTTCTTGGAAGGAATTCCAAGAAGGTATCCGATTTTGTTTGGCAATGAACGGAAATACCAGATGTGTGCAATTGGAACTACAAGGTTGATGTGCCCGATTCTCTCTCTTCTTACTTTTTTCTCAGTAACTTCTACTCCACAACGGTCACAAACGATCCCTTTGTAACGAATTCTCTTGTACTTACCACAAGCACATTCGTAATCCTTTACAGGACCGAAAATTTTCTCACAGAATAGCCCGTCTCTTTCAGGTTTGTGAGTTCTGTAGTTAATAGTTTCCGGTTTTAGAACCTCTCCTCTTGAGTCCTGTAAAATAGACTCCGGTGAAGCTAAACCGATGGTTATTTTATTAAATCTACTCGTTTTATTTTTATTTGACATCTTTTTTAAATTTGAGATTTGACATTTGAAATTTGAGATTTATATCTCTATAAATTAATTTCAAATGGGATTTATTCCTCAAGTCTTACATCAAGTCCAAGTCCTTGTAACTCGTGAAGTAATACGTTGAATGATTCCGGAATACCTGGCTCAGGCATAGATTCACCCTTAGCGATTGCTTCATAAGTTTTTGCTCTACCAATTACGTCATCCGACTTCACAGTAAGGATCTCTCTCAGGATATTAGATGCACCGAATGCTTCAAGTGCCCAAACCTCCATCTCTCCGAATCTCTGACCACCGAACTGAGCTTTACCTCCTAACGGCTGCTGAGTAATCAATGAGTAAGGACCGATAGAACGTGCGTGCATCTTATCATCAACCATGTGTCCCAGTTTCAGCATGTAGATAACACCCACTGTAGCCGCCTGTGTAAATCTTTCTCCGGTACCACCATCATAAAGGTGTGTGTGACCGAATTTAGGAAGACCTGCTTTCTCAGTGTACTCAGTAATCTGATCAAGGGTTGCTCCATCGAAGATTGGCGTAGCAAACTTCAGTCCTAATTTCTGACCAGCCCATCCAAGAACTGTTTCATAGATCTGACCGATGTTCATACGGGAAGGTACCCCTAGTGGATTCAATACGATATCTACCGGTGTTCCGTCTTCAAGGAATGGCATATCTTCTTCACGAACGATTCTTGATACAATCCCTTTGTTACCGTGACGTCCTGCCATTTTATCCCCTACATTCAGTTTACGTTTCTTAGCGATGTAAACTTTAGCCAGCTTCATGATACCTGCCGGAAGCTCATCTCCGATTGAAATAGCGAATTTCTCACGGTTTTTAACTCCCTGGATGTCGTTATATTTGATTTTGTAATTGTGAATCAATTGTTTGATCAATTCATTCTTGTCAGCGTCTACTGTCCAGTCTGAACCGCTAACGTTTACATAATCTTCAACTGAAGTTAATAATTTGTGAGTAAACTTCACTCCTTTACCGATGATCTCTTCGTCAAGGTCATTTTGTACCCCCTGAGAAGTTTTACCGCTTACCAGTGTATTTAATTTTTCAATTAAAGTGTTTCTCAACTCGTCAAACTTAGCCTTGTAAGTGTTTTCAATCTCTTCAAGTTTAAGTTTTTCTTCAGTTCTTTTCTTTTTGTCTTTAATGTTTCTTGAGAACAGTTTCTTGTTGATAACCACCCCTCTTAATGAAGAGTCAGCTTTTAATGATGCATCTTTTACATCACCAGCTTTATCACCGAAGATAGCTCTCAGAAGTTTTTCTTCAGGAGTCGGGTCTGATTCACCTTTTGGAGTGATTTTACCAATCATGATATCTCCAGGCTTCACTTCAGCACCGATTCTGATCATACCGTTCTCGTCAAGATCTTTGGTAGCTTCTTCAGATACGTTTGGAATATCAGCCGTAAGTTCTTCCATACCTAATTTAGTATCACGAACCTCCAGTGAATATTCATCTACGTGGATTGAAGTAAACCAGTCTTCACGTACAACTTTTTCGTTGATTACGATCGCATCCTCGAAGTTGTATCCTTTCCAAGGCATGAAGGCTACTACCAGGTTTCTACCAAGAGCCAATTCTCCTTTTTCAGTAGCATAACCATCACAAAGTACCTGTCCTTTTTCCACTACATCACCTACTCTTACGTTTGGTCTTAGGGTAATGGTTGTACTCTGGTTCGTTTTTCTGAACTTGGTAAGGTTGTATGTTTTAGTAGCAGACTCGAATTGTACTAAATCTTCGTCTTCGCTTCTTTCATATTTAATAACGATTCTGTCAGCATCTACGTACTCTACAGTACCAGTACCTTCAGCGTTAATTAAGATTCTTGAATCTCTTGCAACCTGTTGCTCAAGCCCTGTACCTACAACCGGAGCCTGTGGCTTCAATAGAGGAACGGCCTGACGCATCATGTTAGATCCCATCAATGCACGGTTCGCATCATCATGCTCCAGGAATGGAATCAATGAAGCGGAAATACCGGAAATCTGGTTAGGTGCAACGTCGATAAGGTTAACCTGAGCAGGCTCCACTACCGGGTAGTCACCATCCAATCTTGCAATAATCCTGTCTGTTAAGAAGTCTCCATTATCACTCAATTCAACGTTTGCCTGAGCAATTACTTTGTCTTCTTCGTCTTCTGCATTCAGATAAATAGGGTCTGCGTTAAGATCAATCTTACCGTCTTCTACTTTTCTATATGGCGTTTCGATGAAACCAAGGTTGTTGATTTTTGCATAAATACCTAAAGATGAAATCAAACCGATGTTTGGTCCTTCCGGAGTTTCAATCGGACAGATTCTTCCGTAGTGAGTATGGTGAACGTCTCGAACCTCGAAACCTGCTCTTTCTCTTGATAAACCACCAGGCCCTAGTGCAGAAAGTCTACGCTTGTGCGTGATTTCTGAAAGCGGGTTGGTCTGGTCCATGAACTGAGACAGCTGGTTGGTACCGAAGAATGAGTTGATTACAGATGTTAATGTCTTAGCGTTAACAAGGTCAAGAGGAGTAAAGATTTCGTTATCTCTAACGTTCATTCTCTCCTTGATTGTTCTTGCAATTCTTGAAAGACCTACTCCGAACTGTCCTGCCAATTGCTCACCAACAGTTTTGATTCTTCTGTTGGATAAGTGGTCGATGTCATCCACCTCCGCTTTAGAGTTTACAAGTTCGATCAGGTGTCTTACGATCGCAATGATATCTTCTTTTGTAAGAACCTCAGTTGTTGTCGGGATATTAAGACCTAACTTTTTGTTTAGTCTGTAACGTCCTACTTCACCTAATGAATATCTCTGCTCAGAGAAGAATAATTTTTCAATGATTCCTCTTGCCGTTTCCTCATCTGGCGGATCTGCGTTTCTTAACTGACGATAGATGTACTCTACCGCTTCTTTCTCAGAGTTCGTAGGGTCTTTTTGTAATGTATTCTGGATGATAGAGAATTCATTGCTGTTTTCTTTGTGAATCAGGATAGATTTCACACCAGCATCCAGGATAAGATCCAAATGTTCTTTTTCAAGGATTGTTTCTCTATCTAAGATGATTTCGTTTCTTTCGATAGAAACTACTTCACCTGTATCTTCGTCTACGAAGTCTTCGAACCATGTGTTCAATACTCTCGCAGCCAATGTTCTCCCTTCTACTTTTTTAAGGGCAGCTTTAGAAACTTTCACTTCTTCAGCAAGGTCGAAGATCTGAAGGATATCCTTATCAGATTCATACCCGATAGCTCTTAATAAAGTTGTTAATGGTAATTTCTTCTTACGGTCGATATAAGCGTACATTACGCTGTTGATATCGGTTGTAAATTCCATCCAAGATCCTTTGAAAGGAATAATTCTTGAATAGTAAAGTTTGGTTCCGTTAGCGTGGTAAGTCTGTCCGAAGAATACACCAGGTGAACGGTGAAGCTGCGTAACGATAACTCTTTCTGCACCATTGATGATGAAAGATCCACTTGGCGTCATATAAGGAACCGGACCTAAATATACATCCTGAACCACAGTCTGGAAATCTTCGTGTTCCGGGTCAGTACAGTACAGTTTAAGTCTTGCTTTCAGAGGAACTGAATACGTAAGTCCTCTTTCCACACACTCATCGATTGAATAACGTGGAGAATCTACCAGATAGTCTAAGAATTCTAATACGAACTGGTTTCTTGAATCCGTAATTGGGAAATTCTCTTGGAAAGTCTTGTAAAGAGCTTCTGTCTTTCTGGCTTCAGGAAGTGTATCAAGCTGGAAAAATTCTCTGAAAGACTCGATTTGGATGTCCAAGAAGTCTGGAGTTACAATTTTTCCTTTCGCTGATGAGAAATTAATTCTCGGATTTCCTTGAGTTGTTGATTTTGTTTTACTCATAAAACTTTTAAGAAAGGGTTAAAAAATATTTTGATTCATTAAAAAATATCAGAAAAGAACAAGAAGCAAGGTAAAAGTAAAGGTAAAAGTGTTTTTGGCGCTCACGAAGGACCTTAAGGCTCTTTAACTTTGTACTTGATTCTTTCTAACTGCAACACTGGTATATCTTTTCACAGCGTAATGCAAAATATTTTTATTACTTTTGAGGCTATATTACCCGTAATACCTACAAACACAAAATCCCTTTCCTGCATTACACAGTGAAAGAGTTGATTTTCAGTATTTTATAAATTTACAAACAATTTTTAGCGCCAAAAGAGGGGCAAAGATACAAAAAGTTATCCACAATAACAAATAAATCATCTCATTTTTAAGTTGTTAAAATAAAAAAGGCTGCCCGAAAACGGACAGCCTTCACCTTATTATGAAGCTACAGGATTATTTGACAATAACCTTATAAGATTTCACAGTTGATTGGGTTTCAATCTTGATGATATAAACTCCGGCCGGCAATGAAGAAGTATCAATACCTGTACGTGAAGAGAATTTATCAGATTTTACCACCTTGCCTTCTGCAGAGAATAAAGTATACACTCCTTCTTCAGCAGATGTAATCATAAGATTTTCTCCGGCCTTTACCGGGTTGGGATATATCTTCACATCAACGGCAGCCCCTGCAACGTCTGAAGCTGTCATTTTCGCTGCTGTACCGGATGCATTTTTCAATAATGTGGCATATGGTGAAAGTGGAGAGCCCGGCGCTCCTCTTTTCACAAGATCCGTATCTACAACTGCCTGAATACCGTCTTTGTCCTTATCATCAATAGTAGAGATGAATCCGCCTCCCATAACATCAAGATTTTCTTTTCCTATTTGGTACAAATCAAAA
It encodes the following:
- the rpoC gene encoding DNA-directed RNA polymerase subunit beta', with product MSNKNKTSRFNKITIGLASPESILQDSRGEVLKPETINYRTHKPERDGLFCEKIFGPVKDYECACGKYKRIRYKGIVCDRCGVEVTEKKVRRERIGHINLVVPIAHIWYFRSLPNKIGYLLGIPSKKLDMIIYYERYVVIQQGIAKKLDGSDFENMEFLTEEEYLDIMETLPVENQYLDDSDPNKFIAKMGAEAVEELLKRIDLDALSFDLRHKAHNEGSKQRRTEALKRLNVVEALRGANTRMINRPEWMIMRVLPVIPPELRPLVPLDGGRFATSDLNDLYRRVIIRNNRLKRLLEIKAPEVILRNEKRMLQESVDSLFDNTRKSSAVKSESNRPLKSLSDSLKGKQGRFRQNLLGKRVDYSARSVIVVGPNLQLHECGIPKDMAAELYKPFIIRKLIERGIVKTVKSAKRIIDRKEPVVYDILENVMKGHPVLLNRAPTLHRLGIQAFQPKMIEGKAIQLHPLVTTAFNADFDGDQMAVHLPLGPEAILEAQLLMLGSQNILNPANGSPITVPSQDMVLGLYFMTKELSSTEDMKVKGEGLAFYSPEEAEIAYAEGRVSLNAKVRCRLPIKEDGQIVTRLIETSVGRILFNQIVPKQVGYINELLTKKSLRNVIGKILADTDFPTTVKFLDAMKDLGYSNAFKGGLSFSLGDIVVPVEKKQMIAQSIETVDEIRANYNMGLITDTERYNQVIDVWTNTNAGLTEMIMSRMKTDQGGFNSVYMMLDSGARGSKEQIRQLSGMRGLMAKPQKAGSTGAEIIENPILANFKEGLSILEYFISTHGARKGLADTALKTADAGYLTRRLVDVAQDVIVTEDDCGTLRGTEVTALKKNDEIVERISERILGRVSLHDIYDPETDELIASADQVIIEELAKKIEEAGLEAVEVRSPLTCEAKKGICAKCYGRNLATGKVIHMGEAVGVIAAQSIGEPGTQLTLRTFHQGGTAGNVSENPSIVARRDGIVEMDEVRTITSEDENGNTAEVVVSRSTEFRLVADNDSRTPLMVANVPYGSILSVKPGDKVKKGDTICRWDPYNAVIIAETSGKVEYEDIIQGISFQLEIDEQTGFEEKVISESRNKKAVPTLKVVDSKGVEQKAYNLPVGAHLMVNDGEKIKAGKVLIKIPRKSAKAGDITGGLPRVTELFEARNPSNPAVVTEIDGVVSYGKIKRGNRELIVEAKTGERKIYLVKLSNQILVQENDFVRAGSPLSDGSITPEDILRIKGPTAVQEYLVNEIQEVYRLQGVKIDDKHFEIIVRQMMTKVSIVDGGDTQFLEGALEHKYDFLEENNRVFGLKVVVDAGDSKEFKPGQMITARELRDENSKLRREDLALVEVREALPATATPVLQGITRAALQTKSFMSAASFQETTKVLNEAAVAGKIDDLNGLKENVIVGHRIPAGTGLKEYQNVIVGSKKEFEDLN
- the rpoB gene encoding DNA-directed RNA polymerase subunit beta yields the protein MSKTKSTTQGNPRINFSSAKGKIVTPDFLDIQIESFREFFQLDTLPEARKTEALYKTFQENFPITDSRNQFVLEFLDYLVDSPRYSIDECVERGLTYSVPLKARLKLYCTDPEHEDFQTVVQDVYLGPVPYMTPSGSFIINGAERVIVTQLHRSPGVFFGQTYHANGTKLYYSRIIPFKGSWMEFTTDINSVMYAYIDRKKKLPLTTLLRAIGYESDKDILQIFDLAEEVKVSKAALKKVEGRTLAARVLNTWFEDFVDEDTGEVVSIERNEIILDRETILEKEHLDLILDAGVKSILIHKENSNEFSIIQNTLQKDPTNSEKEAVEYIYRQLRNADPPDEETARGIIEKLFFSEQRYSLGEVGRYRLNKKLGLNIPTTTEVLTKEDIIAIVRHLIELVNSKAEVDDIDHLSNRRIKTVGEQLAGQFGVGLSRIARTIKERMNVRDNEIFTPLDLVNAKTLTSVINSFFGTNQLSQFMDQTNPLSEITHKRRLSALGPGGLSRERAGFEVRDVHHTHYGRICPIETPEGPNIGLISSLGIYAKINNLGFIETPYRKVEDGKIDLNADPIYLNAEDEEDKVIAQANVELSDNGDFLTDRIIARLDGDYPVVEPAQVNLIDVAPNQISGISASLIPFLEHDDANRALMGSNMMRQAVPLLKPQAPVVGTGLEQQVARDSRILINAEGTGTVEYVDADRIVIKYERSEDEDLVQFESATKTYNLTKFRKTNQSTTITLRPNVRVGDVVEKGQVLCDGYATEKGELALGRNLVVAFMPWKGYNFEDAIVINEKVVREDWFTSIHVDEYSLEVRDTKLGMEELTADIPNVSEEATKDLDENGMIRIGAEVKPGDIMIGKITPKGESDPTPEEKLLRAIFGDKAGDVKDASLKADSSLRGVVINKKLFSRNIKDKKKRTEEKLKLEEIENTYKAKFDELRNTLIEKLNTLVSGKTSQGVQNDLDEEIIGKGVKFTHKLLTSVEDYVNVSGSDWTVDADKNELIKQLIHNYKIKYNDIQGVKNREKFAISIGDELPAGIMKLAKVYIAKKRKLNVGDKMAGRHGNKGIVSRIVREEDMPFLEDGTPVDIVLNPLGVPSRMNIGQIYETVLGWAGQKLGLKFATPIFDGATLDQITEYTEKAGLPKFGHTHLYDGGTGERFTQAATVGVIYMLKLGHMVDDKMHARSIGPYSLITQQPLGGKAQFGGQRFGEMEVWALEAFGASNILREILTVKSDDVIGRAKTYEAIAKGESMPEPGIPESFNVLLHELQGLGLDVRLEE